In Limibacter armeniacum, a single window of DNA contains:
- a CDS encoding potassium channel family protein, protein MWKQILIGIILVIITIYFHAEATRFIIQIIKNRSNDNIKGRKFSRVIWVSIMVLTMLSASIIEAIIWACCYLYLDAIKGFENAVYFSVVTITTLGYGDITLYDEWKLLSALEAAVGVIMFGWSTAIVISAVQYIYFPEQNKNK, encoded by the coding sequence ATGTGGAAGCAAATTCTGATTGGTATTATTCTCGTAATTATCACGATATACTTCCATGCAGAAGCCACAAGGTTTATCATACAGATTATCAAGAACAGGTCTAATGATAACATTAAAGGAAGGAAGTTTTCAAGGGTAATATGGGTGTCTATCATGGTATTGACTATGCTCTCTGCCAGTATCATTGAAGCGATCATTTGGGCATGTTGCTACCTCTATCTGGATGCTATTAAGGGGTTTGAAAATGCAGTCTACTTTTCAGTGGTCACCATCACAACCTTAGGATATGGGGATATCACACTTTATGACGAATGGAAATTACTTTCTGCACTGGAAGCGGCAGTAGGTGTGATTATGTTTGGATGGTCTACAGCGATTGTGATCTCAGCTGTTCAGTACATTTACTTCCCTGAGCAAAACAAGAACAAATAA